Proteins co-encoded in one Arachis hypogaea cultivar Tifrunner chromosome 11, arahy.Tifrunner.gnm2.J5K5, whole genome shotgun sequence genomic window:
- the LOC112723487 gene encoding protein FLX-like 4, translating to MAARGKNLPALEGAVQASGMMRHRPFPGLSFAAGSESLPSPQLLENKIAAQEVEIERLIGDNRKLANTHLALREALVAATQDLQKVKSHVRSIQTESDIQIRVLLDKIAKMEVDIRAGDSIKKELQQAHIDAQSLATSRQELSARIQRATEELKEACSDVQSTSDLQAELDSLVQEHQRLRATFEYEKNNNIELVEEMKAKENNLISMAKEVEVLRAEILNVEKRVKAPNQFGAATPIDNSSGPFLDAYGRDHGQTAFA from the exons ATGGCTGCTAGGGGCAAAAATCTGCCTGCGTTAGAGGGTGCGGTTCAGGCTTCTGGGATGATGCGGCACCGTCCATTTCCTGGTTTGAGTTTTGCTGCCGGCAGTGAGTCCCTGCCTTCTCCTCAATTGTTGGAGAATAAAATTGCTGCTCAGGAAGTAGAAATAGAGCGACTCATTGGGGACAACCGGAAATTGGCAAATACTCATTTGGCCTTAAGGGAGGCACTTGTGGCTGCTACTCAGGATCTGCAAAAGGTGAAGTCACATGTTAGAAGCATCCAGACGGAAAGTGACATACAGATCAGAGTTTTACTGGATAAGATTGCTAAAATGGAGGTAGATATTAGAGCTGGTGACAGCATAAAGAAGGAACTGCAGCAGGCCCATATTGATGCACAGAGCTTGGCAACTTCTAGGCAGGAATTGAGTGCCCGAATTCAACGCGCCACTGAGGAACTGAAGGAGGCTTGTAGCGATGTTCAGAGTACTTCAGATTTGCAGGCTGAACTGGACAGTTTAGTGCAAGAGCACCAAAGATTACG TGCCACATTTGAGTATGAAAAGAACAACAACATAGAGCTAGTGGAGGAAATGAAAGCCAAGGAGAACAATCTAATATCAATGGCCAAAGAAGTTGAAGTGTTACGAGCTGAGATTTTGAATGTTGAGAAAAGAGTAAAAG CTCCAAACCAGTTTGGAGCTGCTACGCCTATAGACAACAGTAGTGGTCCCTTTCTTGATGCTTATGGGAGAGATCATGGTCAGACGGCGTTTGCCTAA
- the LOC112723488 gene encoding cytochrome c oxidase subunit 6b-3: MAEIELKTAPADFRFPTTNQTRHCFTRYVEFHRCLAAKGDDSAECERFAKYYRSLCPGEWVEKWNEQRENGTFPGPL, translated from the exons ATGGCGGAG ATTGAGCTAAAAACTGCACCTGCTGATTTTCGTTTCCCAACAACAAATCAAACCAGACACTGTTTCACTCGTTATGTAGAGTTCCATAG GTGCTTGGCAGCAAAGGGTGATGATTCAGCTGAATGTGAGAGATTTGCTAAATATTACCGCTCCCTTTGCCCTGGAGAATGG GTTGAAAAGTGGAATGAGCAGAGGGAGAATGGGACTTTCCCAGGACCTCTTTGA
- the LOC112724124 gene encoding tetraspanin-8-like, with amino-acid sequence MVRCSNIVIGILNLFTLILSIPILLAGVAMQKQAATECERWLDFPFMVVGIFLLVVSLAGLIGACCRSTCLLWLYLFVMFLFIISLFVFTVFAFVVTHKNVSEAISNKGIDDYKLGDYSKWLQRKVNDTKTWNKIKSCLQTGKVCSNNNRHKFLDNAFKSVVDEKHTSAVERGCCKPPNECNFVSESPNVWTKPENATYNNPDCDRWSNEENTLCYDCQSCKVGLLEDLKYDWKRLAIANMILVLILTFIYSIGCCAFRNNRRNNYYRKYR; translated from the exons ATGGTTCGGTGCAGCAATATCGTGATCGGAATTCTAAACCTCTTCACCTTGATCCTCTCGATCCCAATCCTGCTGGCCGGCGTGGCCATGCAGAAGCAGGCGGCGACGGAGTGCGAGCGGTGGCTAGACTTTCCCTTCATGGTGGTTGGCATATTTCTGCTGGTTGTGTCACTTGCCGGACTCATTGGAGCATGTTGTCGCTCTACGTGCCTCTTATGGCTCTACCTCTTCGTCATGTTCCTCTTCATCATCTCCCTCTTCGTCTTCACCGTCTTCGCCTTCGTCGTCACCCATAAGAATGTCAGTGAAGCCATCTCCAATAAAGGGATCGATGACTATAAGCTCGGAGATTATTCCAAATGGCTCCAAAGGAAGGTCAACGACACAAAGACATGGAACAAAATTAAGAGCTGTTTGCAAACTGGGAAAGTTTGCTCAAATAATAACCGTCACAAGTTTCTTGACAACGCTTTCAAATCTGTCGTCGATGAAAAACACACATCAGCAGTTGAG CGTGGATGTTGTAAGCCACCAAATGAGTGTAATTTTGTGAGTGAAAGTCCGAATGTTTGGACGAAGCCAGAAAATGCAACTTATAACAATCCTGACTGTGATCGATGGAGTAATGAGGAAAACACTTTATGCTACGATTGTCAATCTTGCAAGGTTGGATTACTAGAAGATCTTAAATATGACTGGAAGAGATTAGCCATTGCCAACATGATACTCGTCCTCATCTTAACCTTTATCTACTCAATTGGTTGCTGTGCATTTAGAAATAACCGAAGAAACAATTATTATAGAAAATATCGCTAA
- the LOC112723489 gene encoding tetraspanin-8, with product MVRLSNNLIGILNFLTLLLSIPILVTGVWLSKQANTDCERWLERPVIALGVFLLLVSLAGLIGACCRVTWLLWLYLLVMFVLIVLVFAFTIFAFVVTNKGAGQVVSGRGYKEYKLGDYSNWLQKRVNNTKTWNKIKSCLQSGKLCSDFKSRFLNDTLQQFYSEKLTALQSGCCKPSDACNFTYQSPTEWNKPQNATYTDPDCDAWNNDPSVLCFNCNSCKAGLLQNIKTDWKTVAVVNIIFLIILIIVYSIGCCAFRNNRRDNWKSY from the exons ATGGTTCGGTTAAGCAACAACTTGATCGGCATTCTGAATTTCCTGACCCTGCTTCTCTCCATCCCAATCCTCGTCACGGGGGTCTGGCTCAGCAAGCAGGCAAACACCGACTGCGAGCGCTGGTTGGAACGCCCCGTCATCGCCCTCGGCGTCTTCCTCCTCCTCGTCTCCCTCGCGGGACTCATCGGTGCCTGTTGCCGCGTCACATGGCTCTTATGGCTCTACCTGCTCGTCATGTTCGTCCTCATTGTGCTCGTCTTCGCCTTCACCATCTTCGCCTTTGTGGTCACCAACAAGGGTGCCGGTCAGGTCGTTTCTGGAAGGGGCTATAAGGAGTACAAGCTCGGAGATTACTCCAATTGGTTGCAGAAGAGGGTTAACAACACTAAGACTTGGAACAAAATCAAGAGCTGCTTGCAATCTGGCAAACTCTGCTCTGATTTCAAATCACGCTTCTTGAACGACACTCTTCAACAGTTCTACTCTGAAAAGTTAACGGCGCTTCAG TCTGGATGTTGCAAGCCATCAGATGCATGCAACTTCACCTATCAAAGTCCTACTGAATGGAACAAACCACAAAATGCAACTTACACCGATCCTGACTGTGATGCTTGGAATAATGATCCAAGCGTTTTGTGCTTCAATTGCAATTCATGTAAAGCTGGATTATTGCAAAACATTAAGACTGATTGGAAGACAGTAGCTGTTGTCAACATTATATTCCTAATCATTCTCATCATTGTCTACTCCATTGGATGTTGTGCATTCAGGAACAACCGAAGGGATAATTGGAAGTCATATTAA
- the LOC112723490 gene encoding WAT1-related protein At4g28040 has product MGVLDENLPALAMMGLQFHYAALAIFTRAALLEGLSPTVFVVYRQAIATLALAPMIFSPKRIQSFKTSLRSPKSFFLMFATSLVGVTANQNAYFQGLFYASSTAATAMSNLIPALTFVIATIVGFEKIDLKSMRSSAKIIGTVCCVSGALTMALVKGHKLLNMDYFPHNAAKHILTAADDDTWLLGCLLLLASSVFWSSWIIMQVPISSSCPDHLLSTFWMCLFAAVQSAIFALVYEHDLRPWSLHSGLEFSCCLYAGIGIAVSFLVQTWCISERGPLYCAMFNPLATVITAFISTTFLQEQLYVGSLIGAIGVIVGLYIVLWGKAKEYERVKQKTPDSSLEEGDDDNVIRRSCSSKIDLEEPLLSDKSESKIEP; this is encoded by the exons ATGGGTGTTTTGGATGAGAATCTTCCTGCACTGGCTATGATGGGGTTGCAGTTTCATTATGCAGCGCTTGCAATTTTCACCAGAGCTGCTCTGTTAGAAGGTTTGAGTCCAACCGTCTTTGTTGTTTATAGACAAGCCATTGCTACCTTAGCTTTGGCTCCTATGATCTTCTCCCCTAAGCG GATACAATCTTTCAAAACTTCACTGAGATCACCAAAGAGCTTCTTCTTGATGTTTGCTACCTCTCTTGTTGg AGTAACAGCTAATCAGAATGCATATTTTCAAGGTCTATTCTATGCTTCTTCTACAGCAGCAACTGCAATGAGTAATCTCATACCTGCTTTAACTTTTGTCATAGCAACAATTGTTGG ATTTGAGAAAATTGATCTGAAAAGCATGAGAAGTAGTGCAAAAATAATAGGAACAGTTTGCTGCGTGAGTGGAGCATTAACCATGGCTCTGGTGAAAGGACATAAGCTCTTAAACATGGACTACTTTCCTCATAATGCTGCCAAACACATCCTCACTGCTGCTGATGATGACACGTGGCTTCTTGGCTGCCTATTGCTCTTAGCAAGTAGTGTTTTCTGGTCTTCTTGGATTATCATGCAG GTACCAATTTCTTCAAGCTGCCCAGACCATTTGTTATCAACCTTTTGGATGTGTTTATTTGCGGCGGTTCAATCAGCCATATTTGCACTAGTCTATGAACATGATCTAAGACCATGGAGTTTGCATTCTGGCCTAGAATTTTCATGCTGTCTATATGCG GGAATTGGAATAGCTGTTAGCTTCTTGGTTCAAACATGGTGTATATCAGAAAGAGGTCCTCTGTACTGTGCAATGTTCAACCCTCTAGCAACAGTCATCACAGCTTTCATTTCTACTACATTCTTACAGGAACAGCTTTATGTTGGAAG CTTGATAGGAGCAATTGGAGTGATTGTTGGTTTATATATTGTGTTATGGGGCAAAGCCAAAGAGTATGAAAGGGTGAAGCAGAAGACACCAGATTCAAGTTTGGAGGAAGGTGATGATGATAATGTAATAAGAAGAAGTTGTAGTAGTAAGATAGATCTGGAAGAACCACTTCTGTCAGATAAATCAGAAAGCAAGATAGAACCGTGA